DNA sequence from the Propionispora hippei DSM 15287 genome:
TTTTTGCTGGGGTAACCATGAGTATTTCCGCAATTTCAATCGAATTGAAGCCGCCTTGAAGCAAAGTCCGGTGAAGATTCTACGCAATAGCAGCGCTCTGGTACTGGATGGGGAGAAGCCGTTCTATCTGGCCGGTGTGGATTACCCCTGGGCCCAAAACGGACAGGAACAGGAAACGGTCCGGAAGGATTTGTTTCAGAAGGCCTTGCAGTCGATTCCGGCCAAAGCCTTTACCGTACTCTTAAGTCACCATCCCGATTTTATCGAGAATGCTTTTGCCGCCGCGATTCCCTTGACACTCACCGGGCATACCCATGGCGGTCAGATTGGTTTGTTCGGACATTCGATATTGCCGTTAAGCTACCGGTATATGCGCGGTTTTTACCACCAGGGAGACCGGCAAGGCTATGTCAGTACCGGGACGGGGCATTGGCTGCCTTTCCGGTTGGGCTGCCCTGCCGAAGTCGGCGTATTTACCTTCCGGATGCCTTAAAATTATGTTAAGTTTTACATATTCTCTACTTCTCTGCAGAAATACATGATATAATGTAAAGTAATTATCTATTACTATATAATGTTATTTGGAGGAGAAAGTATGTTTGAATGGAAACCGGAATATAGCTGTCAAATTGCTGAAATTGATAAGCAGCATAAGCGTTTGTTTGAACTGGCCAGTGATCTGTATGATATTGCCGCCTTGGAAGATGACTATGATCGTTATGACGAAATTATGGGGATCTTTCAAGAACTAAGCGATTATACGGTTTATCATTTTCAGTATGAAGAAAAGCTGCTGGATGAGTACGGCTATGATCCATTGCAGGTGAAACTGCATAAACTGGAACACGGTTCTTTTGTTAAAAAAGTAACAAAAATTATGCAGGAAGATCTGGACAAGAATGAGCAACAGTTACTTAGGGACACCATTACCTTTATTGGCGGCTGGGTAGCGCAGCATATTCTGGAAACAGATAAAAACTACAGTGGTTTTCTCAACCAAAAAGGAATACGTTAGGTAAGCACTGACTAAATGAACCTGTGGGGACGCGCAGCGTGAATTAATCAGTGCTTATCTAGATAAGGCCCGGGTGCGGACCCGGGCTTTGCTATAGGGTTAGTGATTTGAATTAGCTTGGGCGTGAACGGCCGGAAGGTTAAGGCTAGTTAAAAAACGGACATTCCGTATATTTCTAACTACTTACCAGCAAACTGAAAATAAAAAGTGAGAGGATGAGAGCTATGTTGTTTTCCCCTTTTTCCCTGAAAAAACTGTCTTTGCGTAACCGGATTGTTATGCCGCCTATGTGCATGTATATGGCCGGCCGGGATGGTTTGCCCAATGACTGGCATGTTACTCATTACGCCAGCCGGGCGGTGGGTCAGGTGGGACTGATCATTGTGGAGGCCACCGGTGTTGAAGACCGGGGCCGGATTTCGGCGCGGGACCTGGGTTTGTGGAATGATGATCAGCGGGACGGTTTAAAGAAAATTGTAGACATGGTGCATGCCCAGGGGGCAAGTATTGCCATTCAGTTAAATCATGCCGGGCGCAAGAGCGAGGTGGAATATTTGGAGCCGGTGGCGCCGTCAGCGCTGCCTTTCAGCGAGGAATACCGCGTTCCGAAAAGCCTAAGTGTGTCCGAGATTAGAGAGATTGTAGCTCGCTTTGCGGCGGCGGCGCGGCGGGCGGTGGAGGCCGGGTTTGATGCCATCGAGATTCATGGCGCCCATGGCTATTTGATCAATCAGTTTATGTCGCCCCTGGTCAATCAACGTACCGACGAGTATGGCGGCAGCAGCGCCAACCGCGGTCGGCTGCTGGGGGAAGTGCTGGAAGCGGTCAAAGCTGTCACGCCAGCCGATATACCGGTCTGGGTGAGGGTATCAGCCGAGGAATATGAGCAGCAGGGCAACGGACCGGAAACGGTGGCGGAAATTATTAACCAAGTAAAAGCCAAAGGGCTGGATGCCGTTCATGTAAGCTCCGGCGGGGTAACCTCCTTCCGGGTGAAAGCCTATCCGGGCTATCAGGTGGATATGGCCCGGCGGATCAAGGCGCAGACCAGCCTGCCGGTGATTGGCGGCGGACTCGTTACCGGGGCGCGGGAAGCCGAGCATATATTGAGAGCCGATGTGGATCTGGTGTTTTTGGGGCGGGAACTGCTGCGCAATCCTTACTGGCCGCTGCAGGCAGCCGGCGTATTGGGTGAGGAGATTGCCTGGCCTGAGCCGTATCTGCGGGGGAGATAAGTGATGCGTCTTGACTTATGTAGCTGGTTCTGCTAAGTTAAAGATTGTATTGTTAAATGACATAGTGCTTTAACAGGAGAATTGTTAAAATAAAGGGTGAAGTTATGCTGCATGCATTTTCCCGGACCGAGCTTTTAATCGGAACGGAAGCGTTAGAAAAATTATCTCGGGCGAAGGTGGCCGTTTTCGGCATTGGCGGTGTAGGAACCTTTGTGGTGGAAGGGTTGGTCCGTTCGGGGGTAGGCAGGTTTGTACTGGTTGACGACGATTGTATTTGTTTGACTAATATTAACCGTCAGCTTCACGCCACCCGGAAAACGGTGGGCAAGCCGAAGGTAGAGGTCATGCGTGAGCGCATTCTGGAGATCAATCCTCAGGCCGAGGTTACCGTGTTCCAGCAGTTTTATCTGCCGGACAATGCCGAACAATTGATCCAGGATGATTATGACTATATTGTTGATGCTATTGACACGGTAACGGCTAAACTGGATCTGGTAGTCCGTGCCTATGCCCGGCAAATACCTATTATCAGTTGCATGGGAGCCGGCAATAAGCTGGACCCGACCCGGCTGGAAGTAACCGATATTTTCCGTACTTCCGTCTGCCCACTGGCCAAGGTAATGCGTCAGGAGCTTAGAAAAAGGGGTATTCCGTCGTTAAAAGTGGTGTATTCCAAAGAGGAACCGTTAAAGCCCCGCGAATCGGAAGGGGGAAGCTGCAGCACCGACTGCATTTGCCCGTCCGGTACGACCAGAAAATGTACGACCAGGAACCAGATCCCCGGCAGTATTGCCTTCGTTCCTTCAGTCGCTGGTCTGATTATCGCCGGTGAAGTCATCAAAGATATCATTTTTGACCGGGTGGCGGCTAGAAAATAAGGAGTTTTCTATGGATACAGGCGTTAGATTGCTTTACTTTGCCGCTGATCTGCTGCTGCCGTTAGTGGCCGGTTATCTTTGCTGCCGGCGTGGCTGGTTAAGCGAGCGTGTGATTGATCGGATTGTTTCATTTAATATTGTGGTGGTCAGTACCTTGCTGGCGGCGCTCAGCTTTTGGGGACTGACGCTGGATGCCGGTCTGGTCTGGCTACCGGTGCTGGGGGTCGGGGTCAGCCTGATCCCCGGTCTTCTTGCTTATTACCGGTCAGGCCGTAAGTACGGCAGTGAACTGGATCAGGGCAGCTACCTGCTGGCGGCGGCCTTGTCCAATATGGGCACGGTCGGCGGGCTGTGCGTCTTTTTTATGTACGGGGAGACCGGGTTTGCTTATACCCAGTTGATGACTATGTTCTTTAATGTGGTGGTATTCGCTGTCTGTTTTCCCCTGGCGCAATACTATTATCTAAAAGGGCAGTCAGCGGCTAAACCGGTTATTTGCTGGTCGGCCGTCTTATTCAGCCGAAACCAGTTGCCGGTTGTCGGCCTGCTGGCGGGGATGGGCTTGACGCTTGGCGGCCTGTCCAAACCGGTAGCGGTCAGTGAGTTTTTTAGTGTCCTGATCCACTTCGGAGCCTGGACAGCGCTGCTGCCGGTCGGATTTTCCATTAATTTCGGTGAAATGAAAAAGTATTACGTGGATATTCTCGATTTGATTCCTATTAAATTTGTGGTGACGCCGCTGGTCATTTACTGGCTGGCCCAGGTCACGATCGGCGACACGGTGGCCGATCATACGGCGCTGGTGCTGGCCAGCACGCCGCCGGCTATTAATTCAGTCCTTACCGCCAAGATTCACAATCTGAATGTGGATATTGCCATGGCCTCTTTCGTGGTTTTGACCGTGCTGTTTTTGGGAGTCGTCTATCCGGTGCTGTTTTTCTGGATCATGTATTGACAGGGTGTGAGTTTAGGGAAAAAGTCAGCCAATGGCGGACTTACACAGAAAATTAAGAAAAATAACACATAAAGTTTGCATTTGGGGTAGTAATTTGTATAGAAAATTGATATAATATTAACGAAGCAACGGAGCACAAAAGGGGGGTTAACCAGTGTTTTGGCGGACGCTGGTTAATTAGGGCGAAGCTCCGTTGCGCGGTTAACTTGTAAAAAGCGTACAACCCTTAACCGGTTGGCGTTTTCCGTCATCTGACGATGACCATAGATAAACCATTTCTTTTACCAATCAAGAAGTAAGCCTTGGCGGCAGCCAAGGCTTATTTTGATTTTCCGGCGGCAACTGACTGCGACAGGGTTCAGGTAGAATTGCACACCGCTCTGTTACTGGCGATCGGGGGATGGTACAATATAAATATAACTGTAAGAAAAGTGACGCTAGAGAACCGCCGGCTAAGCAGCCTGTTGGCAGGACAAGATGGCGGCAGAAGGAGGCTGAAACAATGTTGATAGATACCCATATGCACACCCGTTATTCCACCGATTCGGAAATGACCCTGGCGGAGGCGATAGCACGCTCGCAGGAGCTAGGTATCGGTATTACGATTACCGATCATATGGATTTGAATTATCCCAATCCGGGGGAGTTTGTGTTTGACCTGGGAGAGTATTGCAGCGAGTATGGACCTTACCGGAGTGATAAGCTGCTGCTGGGCGTAGAGTTCGGCCTGCGTATGGATTGTTTGGAAGCGACGCGGGAGCTGGCGAAGAGCTATCCGCTGGACTATATGATCGGCTCGATTCATGTGATTAATGACATTGATTTATATTGGGAATCCTTTTATCGCGGTCATAGCAAGCAGGAGGTCTATTCTCTTTATTTTGCCACCATGCTGGAATGTGTCAAAGCTCACGATTTTATTCACAGCCTGGCCCATATCGATTACATTTCCCGCTATGCCCGGTTTGCCGATACCCATGTCTACTATGACGAATGTAAGGAAGTCATTGATCCGGTGCTGGCCGTGCTGGCTGAGCGCGGGCAGGCGCTGGAGATCAATACCAAGCGGGTGCTGACACCGGAGTATATGGCGCTGTTGCTGCCGGTTTACCGGCGGTTTGCCGAGCTGGGCGGCCGGCATGTGACCATTGGCTCCGATGCCCACCGGGCCAGTGAAATTGGCCGGGATATGAAGACCGCTTTTGACTTTGCCGATTCCTGCGGCTTAAGGCCGGTTTATTTCAAAACGGGAAAACCTGAATATTTGGCGCGTGATTAGGGCTTGGTTACCGGATTCATTTATCGGGTATGATACATATCACATGGCTGGTTGATGCAGATCACATTTTTTAGATAAAGAAGCTGGTATGATAAGAGCAGATACAGGAGGATGATACTATGTTGCCAACAGGTGCGAACCTACAGAAAATATGGAACGGAAAGAAAACCTATGCTGTTACGCCGCATATTCCCGGCGGCTTTGTAAAAGCCGATGCTTTACGCAAATATGCCGATGTAGCGGAAAAATACGGTGCCACTCTGAAATTGACCTCGGCGCAGCGTATCATGATTACCGGGTTAAAGGCCGAGGAGGCGGAGCAGGTTTGGGCCGAGCTGGAAATGCAGCCGGCAATCGGCTTTGCCAATTGCGTGCGCAGTATAAAAATATGTCCGGGCATCGCTTTTTGCAAGCGGGGCAAGCAGGACAGCATCAAGCTGGGTCTTGAACTGGATAAACGGTATCACAAGAAGGAAATGCCCTCCCGCATGAAAATGGGAGTGGCCGGCTGTCCCAACTCCTGTGCCGAAGTGCATGTAAAGGACGTCGGATTGCTGGCAACTGATGCAGGCTGGAATGTATATGTGGGCGGCAGTGCCGGCTCGCATCCCCGTCTGGCCGATCTGCTGATTGAGGACCTGACGGCGGAGGAAGCGCTGCACATAGTGGACATTATTGTACGGTATTATCAAAAGAATGCCGATATTGAACGGGTCGGACAATTTATTGACCGGATTGGCTTAAAAAAATTCAAGGCCGATGTGCTGGCCGAATTCTACAAGGGCGTCAGCGAAACCACCGAACCGCTGGTCAGCCAGTCGGCTGCCGGGGAAAAAATCATTCCTGTGGCGGGCGGCCTGACCGAAGGAACGCTGGTGCTGGGTGACAAGATCACCGCCGACAGCGTGATCAGTGACATTATCCGGGTATATCCGCAAACGGTACCTGTCTTCCGCTCGTTTGGCATGGGCTGTCTGGGCTGTCCGTCCTCGACGGGGGAAGCGGTCCAGAAGGCGGCGGAAATACATGGGATCAAGGTGGATGAAATTCTGGCGGCACTGAACAAGGTTATATAGGCTTTTTTTACTACATTTCTTATCTTATGGCAGGAGGAATACAGATGAGTGCATTTTTAGGACATATTCACTATTGGCTATACAATAAGATCCGCTTGGTGATCAAACGGGAAGAACTGGTCTTTGCCAAAGCCCAGGAATGCTGCGGCGATACGGCGGAAGAACTGCGGGACCAGGTGTGGCAGACCTACGGGCAGCCACTGCCTGATGCCGATCTGGGTGATTTGATTGAGCACGGTAATATCCATGGCTGGCTGCAGCGGCAGATCAACCTGGCCGAGTCGAGAGAAGCGGCTTTGATTAAGGAATTGCTTGAGATTTGCGGCGGTGACGCCGAAGCGGCGATTTTCCGGGCTTTTGCCGAACATGGCGAGGGCTGCGGCCGTCATGCCGCCGAACAAAATAAATATGAAACCGACCGGGCTGACGGCATCTATCAGGCGCTGAATGATTACCTGCTGAACGGCATGCCCTGTGATCAGGCCGATGTCATGGTGGCTAACAGCGCTGATCAGGTCATCTGGAAGAGCGGCACCTGCCTGCAGGAACCCAACTGGAAACGGGTTGGTATCAGTGCTAAACCCATGAAAAAGTTATATCAGGAGTGGACACAAAATTTCGTCCGGGCAATCAATCCGGCCATGGAATACAGCCAGACTGCCGACACCGCTCAGGGCGAAGCCGTTAACCGGCACGAGATTAAACGGGTTTGATAAGCGATCTGAAGTCTAGGATATCGCTGAAGCGGAAAAACAGCCACCAGGCTGTTTTTTTGTATGATTATTTGGCAGTCTGCTGGACGTGCACAAAATAATTCCGATGATTCCTTCCAAGACACGGATAAAACGAGTATAATAAAACATAGAAAGAGTAGATAATTGGCAAAGAAAAAGTCTTTTTGTCGAATTATCGGCAGTAGGACTGAAGCGCTACCTTTTTTAGTTATTTTAGACAGTGTCCCAAAGCAAGAAGTTATGAATTGATCATATAGATAACCTTTTAGCAAACCTTCTTAAAGGAAGGGACGCAAAGCCATGGGTCTAAGGATGTAAATCTATGATAGCCAGGTTGCATAAAGCACCGGCTATTTTTTATTTTTTATCAGCCGCGAGGGAAGCTTGTTCCCCATATGGATAAGGAGATGGAGACATTGGCTGTAGGAAAATGTTCTTGTGGCAGCAAGCAGTATGAAGAGGTTGATATAACGCCGGCGGGAGCTCAGAAGAAGCGATCCTTTACCCGTTGCAAGCGCTGCGGCTTAGTTGTGGCGGGACAGGGAAACTGGCCGGAGGAAGAAGAGACGGGGCTGGTAAGCCATTGGGTAAGAGTCTTGCGGGAAAGTATGGGCTCCATCCTGCGGGCATAATCGCCCGAATTTGGGCAAGGGGACGGTTCGGGCGATTCTCATGAGCCGTTGCCGGAATCAGCGATTATGGCAGCCTTGCAACCGTCAGGCAGGGCCTTAGCTTAGCAGGAAAACGGCAGCAAACAGGGAACTATTACTAGTGGCCAATAAGCTGGGTCATTTCGTTAATTTAATAATACACCCAAACAAACGGATACTTCGTCTGCCTGTTTATGCCGGACTTTCCCGGTCTGGCTGAGGTGGGGTTTAGGAAAACCAAAGGAGATGGATAGCTTGGATATGCCTGCGATAATACAGGATGCGTTCAGCAGCGGCTTCTCGCTGCCGTCGGCGGCCAGCGCGGTGCCGGACATGACGCAGACAGTTGCTACAATAAAGGAAGTATGGGATGCCCAAACTTTTTCCGACATGGTCAACGGACAGGTCCATGTGCCTGATGATGTAATCAATCAGGCGCTGGCATCGATGCTGGAGCCCGGCGGACCGGTTACAGAAATGAAGGTTACGTCGCTAAAAAATCACCAGCTTAGAATTGAAGCGAAGACGGTCAAGGAAGGGCGGGTCGTGCTGGTCTGCACGGTGGAGCAATTAGTACATAATCAGGATCAATCGCTGCTAACACTGAAGGTAACTGATAAAAAGCTGCCGGACAAGCCCTTCGTGTCGTGGATTTTTTCACGGGTCAGTCTGGCCATGGTGAGCAAGGTTGTGGGACACCTGGATCCCTCCTACGGGTTAGATGTCAATATTCATGGGAATACTGTCACCATTGATTTTCGCCAGGCGCTGTACAATTCGCGGCTGGGCAATTTGGAGCTGTTCGGTTACCGGCCGGTGGATTATCTCACCGTGTATTCGCTTACGCCGCAGGACGGCTTTTCTGATATCAGCACTAACCTAGCGTTGCCGGAGCAGATAAAAACAATGATTAAAAATGTTTGGTTGTAGGGTGTGCTTTTAAATGAACGGAAGGAGCTAGGGCACAAAAAGCGCTGCCAGGGTTGCTTCGGATAGTGTTAAAACCACACCTTAAGACGGGAGGACAATCTGGTATGAAAAAAGTATTAACCATCGCCGGCTCGGATAGCAGCGGCGGCGCCGGCATCCAGGCTGACTTAAAAGCCTTTTCCGCCCAGGGCGTGTTCGGTATGAGTGTTATTACCGCCGTAACGGCGCAAAATACGCAGGGCGTACTGGCGGTGCAGGACATTGAGCCGGAAATCATCGCCAAGCAGATCGAAGCGATTTTTGAAGATATTGAGGTGGATGCCGTTAAAATAGGCATGGTTTCCCGGCCTGTGACCATCCATACCATTGCCGCCAAGCTGCGCCAGTACCAGGCGGTTAATGTGGTACTCGATCCGGTCATGGTGTCCAAAAGCGGCTATCATTTGCTGCAACCGGAAGCCCAAGCGGCCTTGGTGCAGGAATTGCTGCCTCTGGCGGCACTGGTTACACCCAACATTCCCGAGGCGGAAGTGATTGCCGGGATGAGCATTCATAATCTGACGGATATGGAAGAAGCCGCCCGGCGGATACACCGGCTGGGGGCGGCCTGCGTTCTGGTGAAGGGCGGGCATTTGCCGGATGACGCCACCGATATTCTGTATGACGGCAGCCGTTTTGAATATTTGGCGGCCAAACGGATTGCCACCAAGAATACTCATGGCACCGGTTGTACCTTGTCTTCAGCGATTGCAGCCAATATGGGCAAGGGCTGCGCGGTGACCGAAGCGGTGAAACGGGCCAAGGAGTATATTACTATTGCGATCGAACATTCGCTGGCTATTGGCAAAGGGGTAGGGCCAACCCATCATTTTTACGAGTTATATCGGAAGGCGGGGCTGGAATGAAAGACATTGACTATTCTTTGTATCTGGTGACTGACCGCCGGCTGGTCGGCGGGAAGGATTTTTACCAAAGCCTGGGAGAGGCCCTGGCCGGTGGG
Encoded proteins:
- a CDS encoding DUF1858 domain-containing protein translates to MLPTGANLQKIWNGKKTYAVTPHIPGGFVKADALRKYADVAEKYGATLKLTSAQRIMITGLKAEEAEQVWAELEMQPAIGFANCVRSIKICPGIAFCKRGKQDSIKLGLELDKRYHKKEMPSRMKMGVAGCPNSCAEVHVKDVGLLATDAGWNVYVGGSAGSHPRLADLLIEDLTAEEALHIVDIIVRYYQKNADIERVGQFIDRIGLKKFKADVLAEFYKGVSETTEPLVSQSAAGEKIIPVAGGLTEGTLVLGDKITADSVISDIIRVYPQTVPVFRSFGMGCLGCPSSTGEAVQKAAEIHGIKVDEILAALNKVI
- the thiD gene encoding bifunctional hydroxymethylpyrimidine kinase/phosphomethylpyrimidine kinase, whose product is MKKVLTIAGSDSSGGAGIQADLKAFSAQGVFGMSVITAVTAQNTQGVLAVQDIEPEIIAKQIEAIFEDIEVDAVKIGMVSRPVTIHTIAAKLRQYQAVNVVLDPVMVSKSGYHLLQPEAQAALVQELLPLAALVTPNIPEAEVIAGMSIHNLTDMEEAARRIHRLGAACVLVKGGHLPDDATDILYDGSRFEYLAAKRIATKNTHGTGCTLSSAIAANMGKGCAVTEAVKRAKEYITIAIEHSLAIGKGVGPTHHFYELYRKAGLE
- a CDS encoding AEC family transporter, translated to MDTGVRLLYFAADLLLPLVAGYLCCRRGWLSERVIDRIVSFNIVVVSTLLAALSFWGLTLDAGLVWLPVLGVGVSLIPGLLAYYRSGRKYGSELDQGSYLLAAALSNMGTVGGLCVFFMYGETGFAYTQLMTMFFNVVVFAVCFPLAQYYYLKGQSAAKPVICWSAVLFSRNQLPVVGLLAGMGLTLGGLSKPVAVSEFFSVLIHFGAWTALLPVGFSINFGEMKKYYVDILDLIPIKFVVTPLVIYWLAQVTIGDTVADHTALVLASTPPAINSVLTAKIHNLNVDIAMASFVVLTVLFLGVVYPVLFFWIMY
- a CDS encoding bacteriohemerythrin, whose translation is MFEWKPEYSCQIAEIDKQHKRLFELASDLYDIAALEDDYDRYDEIMGIFQELSDYTVYHFQYEEKLLDEYGYDPLQVKLHKLEHGSFVKKVTKIMQEDLDKNEQQLLRDTITFIGGWVAQHILETDKNYSGFLNQKGIR
- a CDS encoding tRNA threonylcarbamoyladenosine dehydratase; its protein translation is MLHAFSRTELLIGTEALEKLSRAKVAVFGIGGVGTFVVEGLVRSGVGRFVLVDDDCICLTNINRQLHATRKTVGKPKVEVMRERILEINPQAEVTVFQQFYLPDNAEQLIQDDYDYIVDAIDTVTAKLDLVVRAYARQIPIISCMGAGNKLDPTRLEVTDIFRTSVCPLAKVMRQELRKRGIPSLKVVYSKEEPLKPRESEGGSCSTDCICPSGTTRKCTTRNQIPGSIAFVPSVAGLIIAGEVIKDIIFDRVAARK
- a CDS encoding histidinol phosphate phosphatase, which encodes MLIDTHMHTRYSTDSEMTLAEAIARSQELGIGITITDHMDLNYPNPGEFVFDLGEYCSEYGPYRSDKLLLGVEFGLRMDCLEATRELAKSYPLDYMIGSIHVINDIDLYWESFYRGHSKQEVYSLYFATMLECVKAHDFIHSLAHIDYISRYARFADTHVYYDECKEVIDPVLAVLAERGQALEINTKRVLTPEYMALLLPVYRRFAELGGRHVTIGSDAHRASEIGRDMKTAFDFADSCGLRPVYFKTGKPEYLARD
- the namA gene encoding NADPH dehydrogenase NamA codes for the protein MLFSPFSLKKLSLRNRIVMPPMCMYMAGRDGLPNDWHVTHYASRAVGQVGLIIVEATGVEDRGRISARDLGLWNDDQRDGLKKIVDMVHAQGASIAIQLNHAGRKSEVEYLEPVAPSALPFSEEYRVPKSLSVSEIREIVARFAAAARRAVEAGFDAIEIHGAHGYLINQFMSPLVNQRTDEYGGSSANRGRLLGEVLEAVKAVTPADIPVWVRVSAEEYEQQGNGPETVAEIINQVKAKGLDAVHVSSGGVTSFRVKAYPGYQVDMARRIKAQTSLPVIGGGLVTGAREAEHILRADVDLVFLGRELLRNPYWPLQAAGVLGEEIAWPEPYLRGR